Proteins co-encoded in one Cupriavidus taiwanensis genomic window:
- a CDS encoding flagellar hook-length control protein FliK, whose product MIDISQIVSSAANAVEGARRASADTASGFRDALSQARDSHKAAAPAPATKETVARDKPAARPAVAQADAGKPQHAAASGKKAAAAEQEQDKEDVATATPTDAAAAAAALALMLPAAAPANPTTVPAGGAGAAVAGMADAGSAAALQAALSGTSATNTTTPTRVDAGTPAGPADGTALPDPLQAVAAGSRPAPPSVADTLATIASQRAALQPGASADATAGATPAVAGDALAVRQGEMPGQDTGASAGGSGHRPDSGLGQHRADPLAANPAAQDFRTAAGQFAAARAGETAATSPDSAPAMAATMAGQPTPASAAAAASRPMVAPPLHDSQWPQALGQQMVRLGTQGQQSAELQLNPPDLGPLKVVLNVVNDQAQAQFVSPHQAVRAAVEAALPHLRTALSENGIQLGHTSVGADGFASQAGNGNGQQQQGTGHGRTQASFGGAAVAAAEPVPTASAAVRSARVLGLGEIDTFA is encoded by the coding sequence ATGATCGATATCAGCCAGATTGTCAGCAGCGCCGCCAACGCGGTGGAAGGCGCCCGGCGCGCCAGCGCCGACACCGCCAGCGGCTTCCGCGACGCGCTGTCGCAGGCCCGCGACAGCCACAAGGCGGCCGCACCGGCGCCCGCCACAAAAGAAACGGTGGCGCGCGACAAACCCGCGGCGCGGCCTGCTGTCGCGCAGGCAGACGCCGGCAAGCCACAGCATGCCGCAGCCAGCGGCAAGAAGGCCGCTGCCGCCGAGCAGGAGCAGGACAAGGAAGACGTGGCGACGGCAACGCCGACGGATGCCGCCGCCGCAGCGGCCGCATTGGCGCTGATGCTCCCCGCCGCAGCGCCAGCAAACCCCACGACCGTGCCAGCCGGCGGGGCAGGCGCCGCTGTCGCCGGCATGGCCGACGCCGGCAGTGCCGCGGCGCTGCAGGCAGCGCTCAGCGGCACCAGCGCGACCAATACCACCACGCCAACCCGGGTCGACGCCGGCACCCCGGCAGGCCCGGCTGACGGCACCGCGTTGCCCGACCCGTTGCAGGCGGTCGCCGCCGGGTCCCGGCCGGCGCCGCCGTCGGTCGCCGACACGCTGGCCACCATCGCCTCGCAGCGCGCGGCGCTGCAGCCGGGCGCCAGCGCCGATGCCACAGCCGGCGCCACGCCGGCCGTTGCGGGCGACGCACTGGCGGTGCGTCAAGGGGAGATGCCGGGCCAGGACACCGGCGCCTCCGCGGGCGGATCGGGGCATCGGCCCGACAGCGGTCTCGGCCAGCATCGCGCCGATCCGCTCGCCGCCAATCCTGCCGCGCAGGATTTCCGCACCGCTGCCGGCCAGTTCGCCGCCGCGCGCGCAGGCGAGACCGCCGCGACCAGCCCCGACAGCGCCCCTGCCATGGCCGCCACGATGGCCGGCCAACCCACTCCGGCCTCTGCCGCCGCTGCCGCCAGCCGGCCCATGGTCGCCCCGCCGCTGCACGACAGCCAGTGGCCGCAGGCCCTGGGCCAGCAGATGGTCCGCCTGGGCACGCAAGGCCAGCAAAGCGCCGAACTGCAACTGAACCCGCCCGACCTCGGCCCGCTCAAGGTGGTGCTCAACGTGGTCAACGACCAGGCCCAGGCGCAATTCGTCTCGCCCCATCAGGCCGTGCGCGCCGCGGTCGAAGCCGCGCTGCCGCACCTGCGCACCGCGCTGTCGGAAAACGGCATCCAGCTGGGCCACACCTCGGTCGGCGCCGATGGCTTTGCCAGCCAGGCCGGCAACGGCAACGGGCAGCAACAGCAGGGGACTGGGCACGGGCGCACACAAGCCAGCTTTGGTGGCGCTGCGGTGGCGGCGGCAGAGCCGGTGCCAACGGCCAGTGCAGCGGTACGGTCAGCGCGTGTGCTGGGGCTGGGGGAGATTGATACGTTTGCGTGA
- a CDS encoding type II toxin-antitoxin system HicB family antitoxin, which produces MLRFPANIVPDGDGFAVSFPDIPEALTGGATIEQAQEMAADALATAMEFYFEDGRPVPLPSKVARGQHLVELPASMSAKVLLLNEMIAQGVTQAELARRLHTRKQEVQRIVNLGHATKIDTIETAFRALGKRLELKVA; this is translated from the coding sequence ATGCTGCGTTTTCCCGCCAACATCGTCCCCGACGGCGACGGCTTTGCGGTCTCGTTTCCCGATATCCCGGAAGCCCTGACCGGTGGCGCTACCATCGAGCAGGCCCAGGAGATGGCCGCTGATGCGCTGGCCACGGCCATGGAGTTTTATTTCGAGGACGGCCGCCCGGTGCCGCTGCCCTCGAAGGTCGCGCGCGGCCAGCATCTGGTCGAGCTGCCGGCAAGCATGTCGGCAAAGGTGCTGCTGCTCAACGAGATGATCGCGCAGGGTGTGACGCAGGCGGAGCTGGCACGCCGGCTGCATACCCGCAAGCAAGAAGTGCAGCGCATTGTCAACCTTGGTCATGCGACCAAGATCGACACGATCGAAACCGCGTTCCGGGCGCTGGGAAAGCGGCTGGAACTGAAGGTCGCCTGA
- the alkB gene encoding DNA oxidative demethylase AlkB, with translation MTFDLFDDLPEDRATSPAIEPLAADGAMVLRGAARANAAALLADVQAIVAVAPWRNMVTPGGLKMSVAMTNCGALGWVSDARGYRYDPLDPLSGQAWPGMPASFRHLAASAAAQAGFAGFAPDACLINRYVPGTRLSLHQDRDERDFTAPIVSVSLGLPAVFLFGGMRRADKPQRVRLAHGDVVVWGGPSRLAFHGVAPLADGDHPLLGPLRINLTFRKAR, from the coding sequence ATGACGTTCGACCTGTTCGACGACCTGCCCGAAGACCGCGCCACCAGCCCCGCCATCGAGCCTCTCGCCGCCGACGGCGCCATGGTACTGCGCGGCGCGGCACGGGCCAATGCCGCAGCCCTGCTCGCCGACGTGCAGGCCATCGTGGCCGTGGCCCCCTGGCGGAACATGGTCACCCCCGGCGGCCTGAAGATGTCGGTGGCGATGACCAACTGCGGCGCGCTCGGCTGGGTCTCCGACGCGCGCGGCTATCGCTATGACCCGCTCGATCCGCTGAGCGGACAAGCGTGGCCCGGAATGCCGGCGAGTTTCCGTCACCTGGCCGCCAGCGCGGCGGCGCAGGCGGGCTTTGCCGGCTTTGCGCCGGATGCCTGCCTGATCAACCGCTATGTGCCCGGCACCCGCTTGTCGCTGCACCAGGACCGCGACGAGCGCGATTTCACCGCGCCCATCGTTTCGGTGTCGCTGGGGCTGCCCGCGGTGTTTCTGTTCGGCGGCATGCGCCGTGCCGACAAGCCGCAGCGGGTACGGCTGGCGCACGGCGACGTGGTGGTATGGGGCGGGCCATCGCGCCTGGCGTTCCACGGCGTGGCGCCGCTCGCCGACGGCGATCATCCGCTGCTGGGGCCGCTGCGCATCAACCTGACGTTCCGCAAGGCGCGCTAG
- a CDS encoding GFA family protein, with product MHLDGSCHCGAVHFSLESDSPCPYMHCHCSICRKTAGGGGYAINIGGDAATLRVRGRKHLGVYHAVLREPGKRARRSPAQRHFCVKCGSALWLWDPRWPELLYPHASAIDTPLPRPPEVVEASLESVAPWVDVPRGKGHLHCDTWPEDSLADWHRRHGLLSR from the coding sequence ATGCATCTCGACGGCTCCTGCCATTGCGGCGCGGTCCACTTCTCGCTCGAATCCGATTCGCCCTGCCCTTACATGCATTGCCATTGCTCGATCTGCCGCAAGACCGCGGGCGGCGGCGGCTATGCCATCAACATCGGCGGTGACGCCGCCACGCTGCGCGTGCGCGGGCGCAAGCACCTGGGCGTCTACCATGCGGTGCTGCGCGAGCCCGGCAAGCGCGCGCGGCGCTCGCCGGCGCAGCGGCATTTCTGCGTGAAGTGCGGCAGCGCGCTGTGGCTGTGGGACCCGCGCTGGCCCGAGCTGCTGTATCCCCATGCCTCGGCCATCGATACGCCGCTGCCGCGCCCGCCGGAGGTGGTGGAGGCCTCGCTGGAATCCGTGGCGCCGTGGGTCGACGTGCCGCGCGGCAAGGGCCATTTGCACTGCGATACATGGCCGGAGGACTCGCTGGCCGACTGGCACAGGCGGCACGGCCTGCTGTCGCGCTGA
- a CDS encoding BamA/TamA family outer membrane protein → MDNTTFFADDSYRFVVTGAVLNMPTFYWGIGYDRASDDANKEGYTRREFFLQPRLLMRVRPNIYVGAGFSVQNDDATSLQRGAASALATDANGPHVFSAGVTAHFSYDTRDFLPNPYAGQALIANAAVYRRALGSNTDFETLEWSYDRYHRLRARDVLAFDLYGRFSWGDVPWNMLSQLGDNKRMRGYFLGQYRDRNVVMAQVEYRLHIAGRQGMVLWAGTGAIAPKPGDLASAHWLPNAGIGYRFEFKPRVNVRLDAGFGRSTRGVYFQINEAF, encoded by the coding sequence GTGGACAACACCACCTTCTTTGCCGACGACAGCTACCGCTTCGTGGTCACCGGCGCGGTGCTCAACATGCCGACCTTCTATTGGGGCATCGGCTACGACCGCGCCAGCGACGATGCCAACAAGGAAGGCTATACCCGGCGCGAGTTCTTCCTGCAGCCGCGCCTGCTGATGCGGGTGCGGCCCAACATCTATGTCGGCGCCGGCTTCTCGGTGCAGAACGACGATGCCACCAGCCTGCAGCGCGGCGCGGCCAGCGCGCTGGCCACCGATGCCAACGGGCCGCATGTGTTCAGCGCCGGCGTGACCGCGCATTTCTCGTACGACACGCGCGACTTCCTGCCCAACCCCTATGCCGGCCAGGCGCTGATCGCCAATGCCGCGGTGTACCGGCGCGCGCTGGGCAGCAATACCGATTTCGAGACGCTGGAATGGTCCTATGACCGCTACCATCGCCTGCGCGCGCGCGACGTGCTGGCGTTCGACCTCTACGGCCGCTTCAGCTGGGGCGACGTGCCGTGGAACATGCTGTCGCAACTGGGCGATAACAAGCGCATGCGCGGCTATTTCCTGGGGCAGTACCGCGACCGCAACGTGGTCATGGCGCAGGTGGAATACCGGCTGCATATCGCCGGCCGACAGGGCATGGTGTTGTGGGCCGGCACCGGCGCGATCGCGCCCAAGCCCGGCGACCTGGCCTCGGCGCACTGGCTGCCGAACGCCGGCATCGGCTACCGCTTCGAGTTCAAGCCGCGCGTCAACGTGCGGCTCGATGCCGGCTTCGGCCGCAGCACGCGCGGCGTCTACTTCCAGATCAACGAAGCGTTCTGA
- the cysK gene encoding cysteine synthase A: MKVQNILQTIGNTPHIRINRLFGNGHEVWIKSERSNPGASIKDRIALAMVEDAERRGVLKPGGTIIEPTSGNTGIGLAMVAAVKGYKLVLVMPDSMSVERRRLMLAYGATFDLTPREKGMKGAIARAEELVAATPGAWMPQQFENPANADVHARTTAQEILNDFPEGLDALVTGVGTGGHLTGCARVLKEKWPRLKVFGVEPVASPVISGGAPAPHPIQGIGAGFIPKNLDTALLDGVIQVDAEPARDMARRCAREEGILVGISSGATLAAIAQKLPELPANARVLGFNYDTGERYLTVEGFLPA; this comes from the coding sequence ATGAAGGTCCAGAACATCCTGCAGACGATCGGCAACACCCCGCATATCCGCATCAACCGGCTGTTCGGCAACGGCCACGAGGTCTGGATCAAGTCCGAACGCAGCAACCCGGGGGCCTCGATCAAGGACCGCATCGCGCTGGCGATGGTGGAAGACGCCGAACGCCGCGGCGTGCTCAAGCCTGGCGGCACCATCATCGAGCCGACCTCGGGCAACACCGGCATCGGCCTGGCCATGGTGGCCGCGGTCAAGGGCTACAAGCTGGTGCTGGTGATGCCGGACAGCATGTCGGTGGAGCGCCGCCGCCTGATGCTGGCGTATGGCGCCACCTTCGACCTGACCCCGCGCGAGAAAGGCATGAAGGGCGCGATCGCGCGCGCCGAGGAACTGGTGGCCGCCACCCCGGGCGCATGGATGCCGCAGCAGTTCGAGAACCCGGCCAATGCCGACGTGCATGCGCGCACCACCGCGCAGGAAATCCTGAACGACTTCCCCGAGGGGCTCGACGCGCTCGTCACCGGCGTCGGCACCGGCGGCCACCTGACCGGTTGCGCGCGGGTGCTCAAGGAGAAATGGCCGCGGCTGAAGGTGTTCGGGGTCGAGCCGGTGGCCTCGCCGGTGATCTCCGGCGGCGCGCCGGCGCCGCACCCGATCCAGGGCATCGGCGCAGGCTTTATCCCGAAGAACCTTGATACCGCCTTGCTCGACGGCGTGATCCAGGTCGACGCCGAGCCCGCGCGCGACATGGCGCGTCGCTGCGCGCGCGAGGAGGGTATCCTGGTCGGGATCTCGTCGGGCGCCACGCTGGCGGCGATCGCGCAGAAGCTGCCGGAACTGCCGGCGAACGCGCGCGTGCTGGGCTTCAACTACGACACCGGCGAGCGCTACCTGACGGTCGAAGGCTTCCTGCCCGCCTGA